One stretch of Streptomyces sp. NBC_01363 DNA includes these proteins:
- a CDS encoding MFS transporter encodes MAASPAAVGSRPDRAVLLTVICLGQFMVLLDNTIVGAALPDMQHRLHTQLTGLQWIVDAYVLLVAMLLLSGGVFADRFGRKRVYLTGVAVFTAASGLCTLAPSLGWLVAGRVLQGIGAAALSPASLALLVAAYPVPQERIKAIGLWAGFGGIGLAAGPVAGGVLTDAFGWPAIFLVNLPIGVVLLLVGLRSLEETRNPSAPAIDIPGTVLSVLGVGVLTYGLIEGGARGWTSPVILGSFAAAVILLAAFVAVEARRSAPMLPLRLFGQRLFTVSNTAMVVVGFALMGSSFFFSQFFVYVQGSSILRAGLQTLPVSLAMVIVSPYAGRLAARYGFRIVVTTGLALAGLGLLALGMVHADTGYGNVWWRLGVVGIGFALTMSPLTGAAIQAVSPQEGGLASGISSTTRQIGAVLGVAVLGAIVRTRQSGGASFETGLNSAFLAAGAVTLATAVFTGLWLARSKPAEGAAAPRRSTDPDAVTTSNKASANSPN; translated from the coding sequence ATGGCGGCATCGCCTGCGGCCGTAGGCAGTCGACCAGACCGGGCCGTGCTGCTCACGGTGATCTGCCTGGGCCAATTCATGGTTCTGCTCGACAACACGATTGTTGGAGCGGCGCTGCCCGATATGCAGCACCGGCTGCACACTCAACTGACCGGTCTGCAGTGGATCGTCGACGCGTACGTACTGCTGGTCGCCATGCTGCTGCTGTCCGGCGGTGTCTTCGCCGACCGGTTCGGCCGCAAGCGGGTGTACCTGACCGGCGTGGCGGTGTTCACCGCCGCGTCGGGCCTGTGCACCCTCGCGCCCTCGCTCGGCTGGCTGGTCGCCGGCCGGGTGCTGCAGGGCATCGGGGCCGCGGCGCTGAGCCCTGCCTCGCTGGCCCTGCTCGTCGCCGCCTATCCCGTGCCGCAAGAACGAATCAAGGCGATCGGGCTGTGGGCCGGATTCGGCGGAATCGGTCTGGCCGCGGGCCCCGTGGCCGGCGGCGTGCTGACGGATGCCTTCGGCTGGCCCGCCATCTTCCTGGTCAATCTGCCCATCGGCGTGGTTCTTCTGCTGGTCGGTCTGCGCAGCCTTGAAGAGACCCGCAATCCGAGCGCCCCCGCGATCGATATCCCGGGGACGGTGTTGTCCGTTCTGGGGGTGGGGGTGCTGACCTACGGGCTAATCGAGGGTGGTGCCCGCGGCTGGACGTCGCCGGTGATCCTGGGAAGCTTCGCCGCCGCGGTGATCCTCCTCGCCGCCTTCGTCGCCGTCGAAGCGCGTCGGTCCGCTCCGATGCTGCCGCTGCGGCTGTTTGGGCAGCGCCTGTTCACCGTGTCCAACACCGCCATGGTCGTGGTGGGGTTCGCGCTCATGGGTTCGTCGTTCTTCTTCTCCCAGTTCTTCGTGTACGTCCAGGGCAGCTCGATCCTGCGCGCCGGCCTGCAGACCCTGCCGGTATCCCTCGCCATGGTGATCGTCAGCCCGTACGCGGGCCGGCTCGCCGCCCGGTACGGCTTCCGAATCGTGGTCACCACCGGCCTGGCCCTGGCCGGCCTGGGACTGCTGGCACTCGGCATGGTGCACGCCGACACCGGCTACGGGAACGTGTGGTGGCGGCTGGGAGTCGTCGGCATCGGCTTCGCCCTGACCATGTCCCCACTGACGGGAGCCGCCATCCAGGCAGTCAGCCCGCAGGAAGGCGGCCTCGCGTCAGGCATCAGCAGCACCACCCGGCAGATCGGCGCGGTGCTCGGCGTGGCGGTACTCGGAGCCATCGTCCGCACCCGGCAATCCGGCGGCGCCTCCTTCGAGACCGGCCTCAACAGCGCCTTCCTCGCTGCCGGCGCCGTCACTTTGGCCACCGCCGTGTTCACCGGCCTGTGGCTGGCGAGGTCCAAGCCCGCGGAAGGCGCCGCGGCGCCGCGACGTTCCACCGATCCAGATGCGGTCACCACCTCGAACAAGGCATCCGCGAACAGCCCGAACTAG
- a CDS encoding CatB-related O-acetyltransferase: protein MQPIPADRTVLHPMPEHPRVVLLKQLVKSPLIEVGDFTYYDDPDDPTAFQTRNVLYHYGPERLVIGKYCALGTGTRFIMNGANHRMDGPSTFPFPTMGGSWAEHFDLITDLPGRGDTVVGNDVWFGQGATVMPGVRIGHGAIIAAGAVVTGDVPGYGIVGGNPARLIRTRYDAADIARLLAVAWWDWPVQHITRHVRTIMSGTVTDLEEAAAQIDQP, encoded by the coding sequence ATGCAGCCCATTCCCGCTGACCGCACCGTGCTCCACCCGATGCCCGAGCACCCGCGCGTGGTTCTGCTCAAGCAGCTGGTGAAGTCGCCGCTGATCGAGGTCGGTGACTTCACCTACTACGACGATCCGGACGACCCGACCGCGTTCCAGACGCGCAACGTCCTGTACCACTACGGTCCCGAGCGGCTTGTCATCGGCAAGTACTGCGCGCTGGGGACGGGCACCCGGTTCATCATGAACGGCGCCAACCACCGCATGGACGGTCCTTCCACCTTCCCGTTCCCCACCATGGGGGGCTCCTGGGCGGAGCACTTCGACCTGATCACCGACCTGCCCGGCCGGGGCGACACGGTCGTCGGCAACGACGTGTGGTTCGGCCAGGGCGCCACGGTCATGCCCGGTGTACGCATCGGTCACGGCGCGATCATCGCCGCCGGCGCCGTGGTCACCGGCGACGTCCCCGGCTACGGCATTGTCGGCGGCAACCCCGCCCGGCTCATCCGCACCCGCTACGACGCTGCGGACATCGCCCGGCTCCTCGCCGTGGCGTGGTGGGACTGGCCCGTGCAGCACATCACCAGGCACGTACGGACGATCATGTCGGGGACCGTCACCGACCTGGAGGAGGCCGCCGCGCAGATCGACCAGCCCTGA